Proteins encoded by one window of Gambusia affinis linkage group LG17, SWU_Gaff_1.0, whole genome shotgun sequence:
- the LOC122847109 gene encoding anther-specific proline-rich protein APG-like codes for MHVSIFDLNSKIALEECNTCCNKLFHCPICPNFDPTVKERIEKHMNHHISHGLPYKDKILLRCSLHCRPQGHFHCPICSRTVMRRLDMKRHLLLCEGFMEKDPNPEPCLPPTSPPKDHLIKLLSSPSMKSLLQVIPQSKKPLLQGSPFSVEPLLPDAAPTVKPFLPYAAPGPAAPGPAAPGPAAPGTAAPGPAAPGPAAPGPAAPGPAAPGPVAPGPVSDPQPSTSSDEHSYSQASGPDVTMAYGNAVKCPHCNNNIYMLMFNKPPTFNINN; via the exons atGCATGTCTCAATCTTTGATCTTAACTCAAAGATTGCATTGGAAGAATGCAACACATGCTGTAACAAGCTGTTCCACTGCCCCATTTGCCCCAACTTTGACCCCACAGTGAAGGAAAGGATTGAGAAACACATGAACCATCACATTAGTCATGGTTTGCCTTACAAAG ACAAAATTTTACTCCGATGCAGCCTTCATTGTAGGCCACAGGGACATTTCCACTGCCCCATCTGTTCTAGAACAGTCATGCGCCGTTTGGATATGAAGAGGCATTTACTGTTATGTGAGGGATTTATGGAAAAAGATCCAAACCCAGAGCCATGTCTGCCACCCACCTCACCTCCTAAGGACCATCTTATTAAGCTACTTTCTTCACCGTCTATGAAATCTCTCCTGCAAGTCATCCCGCAATCCAAGAAACCGCTTCTGCAAGGTTCGCCATTTTCTGTGGAGCCTCTACTGCCTGATGCTGCACCCACTGTGAAGCCTTTTCTGCCATACGCAGCACCTGGTCCAGCAGCACCTGGTCCAGCGGCACCTGGTCCAGCGGCACCTGGTACAGCGGCACCTGGTCCAGCGGCACCTGGTCCTGCGGCACCTGGTCCTGCGGCACCTGGTCCTGCAGCACCTGGTCCTGTGGCACCTGGTCCAGTTTCTGATCCACAACCCTCTACATCTTCGGATGAACATTCCTATTCTCAAGCCTCTGGGCCTGATGTAACCATGGCTTATGGAAATGCAGTGAAATGCCCTcactgtaataataatatttacatgCTTATGTTCAACAAACCTCCcacttttaacataaataactga
- the pus1 gene encoding tRNA pseudouridine synthase A, producing MFKTRSLLSALVNYRQLLEKNGLKFLCTMSEEARDQETAKLLKRPNEVNEDSAERATKRIKAEGEHNEDDKRYPKKKVVLLLAYSGKGYYGMQRNPGNSQFRTIEDDLVTALVKSGCIPGNHGDDMRKMSFQRCARTDKGVSAAGQVVSLKLRLIEDIIEKINENLPPQIRVLGLKRVTQGFNSKNNCDARTYAYMLPTIAFSPKDYDTENIVAFRLEAETLQKVNQLFALYKGTHNFHNFTSQKAPSDPSARRYITEMSCGEPFVRNNYEFAVITVRGQSFMLHQIRKMIGLVIAVIKGYAKEEVMERSWGQEKVDVPKAPGLGLVLERVHFDRYNKRFGGDGLHEQLEWDREEEAIKAFKEAHIYPTIVETECEEGSMVSWMATLPIHDFEATVTVTQDNKDQKQENADEGNDSD from the exons ATGTTTAAAACCCGATCACTGTTAAGTGCCTTAGTTAACTACAGACAGTTGTTAGAGAAAAACG GTTTAAAGTTCTTGTGCACAATGAGTGAAGAAGCCAGAGATCAAGAGACAGCCAAGCTGTTAAAAAGGCCAAATGAGGTGAATGAGGACTCAGCTGAGAGAGCCACTAAGAGAATAAAAGCAGAAGGGGAGCACAATGAAGATGACAAGAGGTACCCAAAGAAGAAAGTGGTCCTTCTTTTGGCATACTCTGGAAAGGGATACTATGGCATGCAG agaaATCCTGGAAACTCCCAGTTTAGAACCATTGAAGATGATCTGGTCACTGCTCTAGTTAAATCTGGTTGCATTCCTGGAAATCATGGTGACGACATGAGGAAGATGTCCTTCCAAAGATGTGCCAGAACTGACAAG ggtgtttctgctgctggtcAAGTGGTTTCACTGAAGCTTCGTTTAATTGAGGACATAATAGAAAAAATCAATGAGAATTTACCACCACAGATCAGGGTGCTTG GGCTCAAGCGAGTGACCCAGGGATTTAACTCAAAAAATAACTGTGATGCCCGTACATATGCCTACATGCTCCCAACTATAGCCTTTTCTCCTAAAGACTATGACACTGAGAACATAGTGGCGTTTCGTCTAGAAGCAGAGACTCTTCAGAAGGTGAACCAACTTTTTGCCCTCTACAAAGGGACCCATAACTTCCACAATTTCACCTCCCAGAAGGCTCCAAGTGACCCAAGTGCCCGCCGCTACATCACAGAGATGTCCTGCGGAGAGCCTTTTGTCCGCAACAACTATGAGTTCGCTGTGATCACCGTGCGAGGCCAGAGCTTTATGCTGCACCAGATTCGCAAGATGATCGGCTTGGTGATCGCAGTGATCAAAGGCTACGccaaggaggaggtgatggaGCGAAGCTGGGGTCAGGAGAAGGTGGACGTCCCAAAAGCTCCGGGACTCGGTCTGGTACTCGAGAGAGTTCACTTTGATCGGTACAACAAGCGCTTTGGAGGGGACGGTCTGCATGAGCAGCTAGAATGGGATCGCGAGGAGGAGGCGATCAAGGCCTTCAAAGAGGCTCACATATATCCTACCATTGTCGAGACTGAATGTGAGGAGGGTTCCATGGTCAGCTGGATGGCCACTCTTCCCATCCATGACTTTGAAGCAACAGTTACTGTAACACAAGACAATAAGGACCAAAAACAG gaGAATGCAGATGAAGGGAACGACTCTGATTAG
- the noc4l gene encoding nucleolar complex protein 4 homolog, whose protein sequence is MHFFLFSGGYANAPQSTNMAPAKKRNVSSKANVKKIKIDLEGTVERILTSRKHANDVFDILEFLQSEKEKDITCAVDACCKLFCTFLKRKDLFIGKLPGEDEAIKGEHSPDEKYKIFMRHRYNNCVEILLEHLNHETHEVKESSLCCLMKFAAGQGLHPLEDLDWSEHFSFPRELVQAVVHNILSQSSDNSLLISRFQEFLEMEDVRYYVMSSIRDNVATVMDKSKGVVLPVYQSNVFTLMLNINMPSQDSELTNFMVKQEAKHEDWKAAKLHDHKRAFEKMWLGFLKYKLPSSMYKKILVILHDSILPHMSKPTLMIDFLTAAYDVGGAISLLALNGLFVLIHQHNLDYPDFYKKLYNLLEPSVFHVKYRARFFHLANLFLSSSHLPVYLVAAFAKRLARLALTAPPTALLIVLPFIYNLIRRHPSCRVLIHKPSSEDELLDDPYVMEEVDPALCHALESSLWEIKTLQKHYHPDVAKAAMLINTPLSEQEDDISEVLEITSYELMERDLKPTKSKSFPLEFETAAHLLERRGEVLGQHFCLA, encoded by the exons ATGCACTTTTTCCTATTCTCCGGTGGATACGCGAACGCACCACAGTCAACAAACATGGCGCCGGCCAAAAAGCGCAACGTGAGTTCtaaagcaaatgtaaaaaagatcaaaattgACTTGGAAGGTACCGTTGAGCGTATACTTACAAGTAGAAAACACGCCAACGATGTTTTTGACATTCTGGAGTTTCTTCAg tcagaaaaagagaaagacattACCTGCGCTGTTGATGCCTGCTGCAAGCTGTTCTGTACATTTCTGAAGAGAAAGGATCTATTTATCGGAAAGCTCCCTGGTGAGGATGAGGCGATAAAAG GTGAGCACAGCCCAGATGAAAAGTACAAGATTTTTATGCGTCATCGTTACAACAACTGTGTGGAGATACTGCTTGAGCATCTCAACCATGAAACACATGAGGTTAAG GAAAGTTCGCTGTGCTGCCTGATGAAATTTGCTGCTGGACAAGGACTGCATCCTCTGGAAGACCTGGACTGGAGTGAACACTTCAGCTTCCCAAGAGAACTGGTCCAA GCCGTGGTGCACAACATTCTGTCTCAGAGCTCCGACAACTCCCTACTGATCTCCAGGTTCCAGGAGTTCCTTGAGATGGAAGATGTACGTTACTACGTCATGAGCTCCATCCGTGACAACGTGGCCACAGTCATGGACAAAAGCAAAGGG GTTGTCTTGCCTGTATATCAGTCCAACGTGTTCACTCTTATGTTGAACATCAACATGCCGAGCCAGGACTCTGAGCTTACCAACTTTATGGTCAAACAGGAAG CCAAGCATGAGGATTGGAAGGCTGCAAAGCTGCAt GATCACAAACGTGCCTTTGAGAAAATGTGGCTGGGCTTTCTTAAGTATAAG CTGCCCAGCAGCATGTATAAAAAGATTTTAGTGATCCTTCATGACTCCATCTTGCCTCACATGAGCAAACCCACACTGATGATTGACTTTTTGACAGCTGCCTATGATGTTG GTGGGGCGATCAGTCTGCTGGCCCTAAATGGCTTATTTGTCCTCATCCATCAACACAATCT agaTTATCCTGATTTCTATAAAAAGTTGTATAATCTTCTCGAGCCATCTGTTTTCCATGTGAAGTACAGGGCGCGCTTCTTTCACCTGGCTAATCTTTTCCTTAGCTCCAG TCACCTGCCAGTATACCTGGTGGCTGCGTTCGCCAAACGACTGGCTCGTCTGGCCCTTACAGCTCCGCCCACAGCTCTTCTTATAGTGCTGCCTTTCATCTATAACCTAATCCGGCGCCATCCATCCTGCAGAGTTCTGATTCACAAGCCCAGCTCAGAAGATG AGCTTCTTGACGATCCGTATGTGATGGAAGAAGTGGATCCAGCTCTTTGTCATGCCTTAGAGAGCAGCTTGTGGGAAATTAAG ACACTGCAGAAGCATTATCATCCAGATGTGGCCAAAGCTGCAATGTTGATCAACACACCTCTGTCAGAACAAGAAGATGACATCAGTGAGGTGCTGGAGATAACCTCCTATGAG ttgATGGAGCGAGACCTGAAGCCGACTAAAAGCAAGAGTTTCCCACTGGAGTTTGAAACAGCTGCACATTTACTAGAACGAAGAGGAGAAGTGTTGGGACAACACTTCTGTCTGGCTTAA